In Gymnogyps californianus isolate 813 chromosome 1, ASM1813914v2, whole genome shotgun sequence, the following are encoded in one genomic region:
- the RAD52 gene encoding DNA repair protein RAD52 homolog, which yields MPESQGKDSESYTSSNSSSTSNSVACFGQYQYTASEYQAIQHALRQRLGPEYISSRQAGGGQKVCYIEGHKVISLANEMFGFNGWAHSVTQQNVDFVDLNNGRFYVGVCAFVKVQLKDGSYHEDVGYGVSEGLKSKALSLEKARKEAVTDGLKRALKCFGNALGNCILDKDYLRAVNKLPRQIPSELDLVKAKRQDYEPEIEKARYNSCLERQNAGGRQHCEMASNCKPGQTEAAVVTVDQKQPNSSRNTDSFAIECDATYQRKLRQKQLQQQFREQMEKKHQVPIVTPSSKQATSDPPVKHSTPAAVQQELAIEEEFFADDPELWDISLETIDLKIMGHKMADPSAGQRTPETPRGCHQMTTRNRTPHRMNYHKASARLAQLQPSGTTMSNSSCAKQHIPECSPHRRSQSLKKRRLEPT from the exons ATGCCTGAAAGTCAAGGGAAAGACAGTGAAAGCTACACCAGCAGCAATAGTTCCAGCACTAGCAATTCGGTTGCTTGCTTCGGACAG TATCAATACACAGCAAGTGAATATCAAGCTATTCAGCATGCTCTTCGTCAGAGACTGGGTCCAGAATATATCAGCAGTCGGCAAGCTGGAGGAGGACAAAAG gtcTGTTACATTGAGGGTCACAAGGTAATCAGTCTGGCCAATGAGATGTTTGGCTTCAATGGCTGGGCTCATTCAGTCACTCAGCAGAATGTTG aCTTTGTTGACCTCAACAACGGCAGGTTCTATGTGGGGGTCTGTGCATTTGTGAAAGTTCAGCTTAAG GATGGGTCATACCATGAAGATGTGGGGTATGGAGTCAGTGAAGGCCTAAAGTCTAAGGCCTTGTCCCtagaaaaggcaagaaaggagGCAGTAACAGATGGACTGAAGAGGGCACTCAA GTGCTTTGGGAATGCTCTTGGGAACTGCATCCTAGACAAAGACTACCTACGAGCCGTGAATAAGCTTCCACGTCAG ATACCCTCTGAGTTAGATTTGGTCAAAGCTAAAAGACAGGACTATGAGCCTGAAATAGAGAAAGCAAGATACAATAGCTGTTTGGAAAGGCAGAACGCGGGAGGGAGACAACATTGTGAGATGGCATCTAATTGTAAGCCTGGTCAGACAGAGGCTGCTGTAGTGACAGTAGATCAGAAACAGCCAAACAGTTCCAG AAATACAGACTCCTTCGCTATTGAGTGTGATGCCACTTACCAGCGGAAATTGCGACAAAAGCAGTTACAGCAACAGTTCCGGgaacagatggagaaaaagcaTCAGGTTCCAATAGTTACTCCTAGCAGCAAACAGG CAACATCCGATCCTCCTGTAAAGCACAGCACTCCAGCAGCAGTACAACAGGAGCTAGCAATAGAAGAGGAGTTCTTTGCAG ATGATCCTGAACTTTGGGACATTTCCTTGGAGACCATTGATCTTAAGATAATGGGTCACAAAATGGCAGACCCATCAGCTGGACAGCGGACACCTGAAACACCTCGTGGATGTCATCAAATGACTACTCGTAACCGGACACCTCACAGAATGAATTACCACAAAGCTTCTGCTAGACTTGCACAGTTGCAGCCATCTGGTACAACCATGAGCAACAGCAGCTGTGCCAAGCAGCATATCCCAG AGTGCAGCCCCCACAGGAGAAGTCAAAGCTTGAAGAAAAGGAGGCTAGAACCTACCTAA